Proteins from one Apis cerana isolate GH-2021 linkage group LG11, AcerK_1.0, whole genome shotgun sequence genomic window:
- the LOC107999361 gene encoding kinesin-like protein unc-104 isoform X7: MSSVKVAVRVRPFNNREISREAQCIIEMSGSTTSILNPKAPPGSKDSVKSFNYDYSYFSMDPNDANYSSQLMVYKDIGEEMLEHAFEGYNVCIFAYGQTGAGKSYTMMGKQEEGQEGIIPQICKDLFRKISRNSNECLKYSVEVSYMEIYCERVRDLLNPKNKGNLRVREHPLLGPYVEDLSKLAVMSYQDIHDLIDEGNKARTVAATNMNETSSRSHAVFTIFFTQQKQDSATGLVTEKVSKISLVDLAGSERADSTGAKGTRLKEGANINKSLTTLGKVISALAEIATKKKKKADFIPYRDSVLTWLLRENLGGNSKTAMIAAVSPADINYDETLSTLRYADRAKQIVCKAVVNEDANAKLIRELKEEIQKLRELLKQEGIDVQEGDEIVRVVKREDDVKETRPRIPSHTTSTIAEEAVDQLQASEKLIAELNETWEEKLKRTELIRLQREAVFAEMGVAVKEDGVTVGVFSPKKTPHLVNLNEDPMMSECLIYYIKDGFTRIGSAEANIPQDIQLCGPHILSEHCVFENHEGIITLMPKKGALIYVNGREVTEPVILKTGSRVILGKNHVFRFNHPDQVRERREKGSPVETPGNGETVDWNFAQIELLEKQGIDLKAEMEKRLLVLEEQFRKEKEEADQLFEEQRKSYEARIDALQRQVEEQSMTMSMYSSYTPEDFNNIEEDIFESNWTEREFQLAAWAFRKWKYHQFTSLRDDLWGNAIFLKEANAISVELKKKVQFQFTLLTDTLYSPLPPDLLPVVDDVLEEEERPFPRTIVAVEVQDTKNGATHYWTLDKLRQRLELMRHVYNEDSSSSTPEAKEDIFQCLTAYSNPKFSLANLLPSRQKLELMREMYHNEAELSPTSPDFNIESITGGDPFYDRFPWFRMVGRSFIYLSNLMYPVPLIHKVAIVNEKGDVKGYLRVTVQAVVEEENNEYSSGVRQSARISFEDDLFGNNQKQNKRNILLTQTLEKNRQILLHEERVVEGHNEQKEIKDEDDIGDADSGRGDSSVSSDMKEEDLPDHLQLGSEFTFRVTVLQAMGISTEYADIFCQFNFLHRHDEAFSTEPVKNTGKGNSPGFYHVQNITVTVTKSFLEYLKTQPIVFEVFGHYQQHPLHKDAKLEYVRQPPKRMLPPSIPISQPVRSPKFGSVLPSPSTSHVHAKYDVLVWFEICELAPNGEYVPSVVDHSDDLPCRGLFLLHQGIQRRIRITIVHEPASELRWKDVRELVVGRIRNTPEPEEEDNDSSVLSLGLFPGEYLEVPGDDRCMFRFEAAWDSSLHNSALLNRVTAYGEQIFMTISAYLELENCGRPAIITKDLSMIIYGRDARVGPRSLKHLFSGSYRNQEANRLSGVYELVLRRSSEAGSPGVQRRQRRVLDTSSTYVRGEENLHGWRPRGDSLIFDHQWELEKLTRLEEVGKVRHTLLLREKLGIDKVSFCNKISHDFTKSEKDVCNMMAKATNETHASPVKLKRSTSKDIYEPWEMSEREKELALKCIKLIQGRIPNKEPILLSDVSPGEDMADMSTSMMSSVISSSSQESVYERASDYLEQAAGIIVWSKSKSCILRLSSPERARLQELQESILASESASQSCTIAPAPLGSSSPSKENLVLYVPEVEEIRISPVIARKGYLNVLEHKTNGWKKRWVAVRRPYVLIFREEKDPVERALINLATAQVEYSEDQLAMVKVPNTFSVVTKHRGYLLQTLGDKEVYDWLYAINPLLAGQIRSKLARKGPAATNLNNASPVGLIPPIDQQSNQNKYIH; encoded by the exons ATGTCGTCGGTAAAGGTGGCGGTGAGGGTACGACCCTTCAATAATCGAGAAATCTCGCGCGAGGCACAATGCATCATCGAAATGTCCGGCAGCACTACtt CGATATTAAATCCCAAAGCACCACCGGGCAGCAAAGATTCGGTCAAGAGCTTCAATTACGATTATTCCTATTTTTCCATGGAT CCAAATGACGCAAATTATTCTTCACAACTTATGGTCTATAAGGATATCGGTGAAGAGATGTTGGAACATGCCTTCGAAG GTTATAATGTCTGTATATTCGCATATGGACAAACTGGCGCAGGTAAATCGTATACTATGATGGGCAAACAAGAAGAGGGTCAAGAGGGAATAATACCTCAAATTTGCAAGgatctttttagaaaaatcagTCGTAATTCAAACGAGTGCCTGAAATATTCTGTAGAAGTCAGTTACATGGAAATATACTGCGAAAGAGTACGGGATCTCTTGAATCCTAAGAACAAGGGAAATCTTCGGGTAAGAGAACACCCTCTACTTGGACCGTATGTTGAGGATTTATCGAAATTGGCGGTGATGTCCTATCAAGATATTCATGATCTTATCGATGAAGGCAATAAAGCAAG aaCGGTAGCAGCtacaaatatgaatgaaacatCTAGCAGATCTCACGCTGTATTTACGATATTCTTTACACAACAAAAACAAGATTCTGCGACTGGATTAGTGACAGAAAAAGTTAGCAAAATTTCACTCGTCGATTTAGCAGGTTCTGAAAGGGCTGATTCTACTGGTGCAAAAGGTACAAGATTAAAAGAAGGtgctaatattaataaaagcttAACAACCCTTGGAAAAGTCATCAGTGCTCTAGCTGAAATT GcgactaaaaagaaaaagaaggctGATTTTATCCCTTATAGAGATTCTGTTCTAACATGGCTATTGAGAGAAAATCTAGGAGGTAATTCTAAAACAGCGATGATTGCGGCAGTGAGTCCAGCAGATATCAATTACGATGAAACTCTTTCTACTTTAcg ATACGCAGACAGAGCGAAACAAATAGTTTGCAAGGCTGTCGTTAATGAAGATGCAAACGCGAAACTTATCAGGGAACTTAAAGAAGAGATTCAGAAGCTACGAGAATTGCTGAAACAAGAGGGTATTGATGTACAAGAAG GAGACGAAATTGTCCGAGTAGTCAAACGTGAGGACGATGTGAAGGAAACTCGACCTAGAATCCCGTCACACACTACATCGACTATCGCTGAAGAAGCAGTAGATCAATTGCAAGCTTCGGAAAAACTTATAGctg aattgaatgaaacatgggaagagaaattgaaacgaaCCGAGCTAATTCGTTTGCAACGTGAGGCAGTGTTCGCTGAAATGGGAGTTGCTGTGAAAGAGGACGGTGTTACTGTTGGTGTGTTCTCTCCAAAAAAGACTCCTCACTTGGTGAATCTGAACGAGGATCCTATGATGTctgaatgtttaatttattacatcaagGATGGCTTCACGCGTATCGGTAGTGCCGAAGCTAACATACCACAAGATATTCAGCTATGTGGACCTCATATATTAAGTGAACACTGTGTTTTTGAGAATCACGAGGGTATTATTACTCTAATGCCCAAAAAAGGAgctttaatttatgtaaatggaCGCGAAGTCACTGAGCCAGTTATTTTGAAAACCGGATCTCGTGTCATTTTAGGAAAGAATCATGTATTCAGATTCAATCATCCTGATCAag ttcgcgaacgaagagaaaaaggatcTCCCGTTGAAACTCCTGGAAATGGAGAGACAGTTGACTGGAACTTTGCACAGATCGAATTGTTAGAAAAGCAAGGAATCGATTTAAAGGCTGAAATGGAGAAAAGACTATTAGTTCTGGAAGAACAATTCCgtaaagagaaggaagaagcaGATCAATTGTTCGAAGAACAAAGAAAa agTTATGAAGCTCGAATAGATGCACTACAAAGACAAGTGGAGGAACAAAGCATGACAATGTCCATGTACAGCAGTTATACACCTGAAGATTTCAATAACATTGAAGAAGATATTTTcg AGAGCAACTGGACCGAGAGAGAATTCCAGCTGGCCGCTTGGGCCTTTCGCAAATGGAAATATCATCAATTCACAAGTCTTCGAGACGATCTCTGGGGCAACGCTATATTCCTCAAAGAAGCTAACGCTATTTCTGTCGAACTCAAAAAGAAG GTACAATTCCAGTTTACTTTACTCACGGATACGCTTTATTCACCACTTCCACCGGATCTTTTGCCCGTTGTGGATGATGTtttggaagaagaggaaagaccGTTCCCACGTACTATAGTCGCTGTAGAGGTTCAAGATACAAAGAATGGCGCAACACATTATTGGACACTCGATAAACTTAG ACAGCGCTTGGAGTTGATGCGACACGTGTACAACGAGGACTCGAGCTCCAGCACTCCGGAGGCCAAAGAGGATATTTTCCAATGTCTAACGGCCTACTCTAATCCGAAGTTCTCACTCGCAAATCTTTTGCCTTCGAG acAAAAACTGGAATTGATGCGTGAAATGTACCACAATGAAGCAGAATTATCTCCAACATCTCCAGATTTCAATATTGAATCCATAACCGGAGGTGATCCATTCTACGATCGTTTTCCTTGGTTCCGAATGGTTGGCAG GTCCTTTATATATCTAAGCAATCTTATGTATCCTGTACCACTAATTCACAAAGTTGCAATAGTAAACGAAAAAGGAGATGTAAAAGGCTACTTGCGTGTGACTGTGCAAGCTGTCGTTG AAGAGGAAAACAATGAATATTCAAGTGGCGTCAGACAATCAGCTAGAATTTCCTTCGAAGATGATCTATTTGGCAATAATCAAAAGCAGAATAAACGCAACATTCTATTGACTCAGACTCTTGAGAAGAATCGACAGATCTTGTTGCATGAAGAACGTGTTGTAGAAGGTCATAACGAgcaaaaggaaattaaagatGAGGATGATATTGGTGATGCAGACAGCGGTAGAGGCGACAGTTCAGTTTCTAGTGATATGAAGGAAGAAGATTTGCCAGACCACTTACAACTCGGTTCCGAATTCACATTCAGAGTTACTGTGTTGCAAGCAATGGGTATTTCTACCGAATATGCTGATATTTTTTGCCAATTTAA TTTCTTGCATCGACATGATGAAGCATTTTCAACGGAACCGGTTAAAAATACAGGAAAGGGTAATTCTCCTGGATTTTATCATGTACAAAAt atTACGGTAACAGTAACAAAGTCATTTTTGGAATATCTAAAAACTCAGCCGATTGTCTTCGAAGTTTTTGGACATTATCAACAACATCCTTTGCATAAAGATGCCAAACTTGAAta TGTGAGACAACCACCAAAGAGAATGCTTCCACCATCCATACCAATCAGTCAACCTGTACGTTCACCGAAATTTGGTAGCGTTTTACCATCTCCCAGTACATCACACGTACATGCAAAATACGATGTATTAGTTTGGTTCGAAATTTGTGAATTAGCGCCAAATGGTGAATATGTACCCTCCGTGGTCGATCATAGTGATGATCTACCATGCCGTGGATTATTTTTGCTGCATCAGGGAATTCAACGTCGTATTCGAATTACTATTGTTCACGAACCAGCATCTGAATTGCGATGGAAAGATGTTAGAGAATTGGTTGTAGGTCGTATTAGAAACACTCCAGaaccagaagaagaagacaatGATTCATCCGTGCTCTCATTAGGTCTATTTCCTGGTGAATATTTAGAAGTACCCGGTGATGATAGATGCATGTTCAGATTTGAAGCAGCATGGGATAGTTCTCTTCATAATTCAGCTTTGCTGAATAGAGTCACAGCATATGGAGAACAAATCTTTATGACCATTTCTGCATATCTCGaa ttGGAAAATTGTGGAAGGCCGGCGATCATCACAAAAGACTTAAGCATGATTATTTATGGCAGAGACGCTAGAGTAGGACCACGTTCTCTGAAGCATCTGTTCAGCGGAAGTTATCGCAATCAGGAAGCGAATAGGCTCAGTGGTGTTTACGAGTTGGTCCTACGTCGTTCTTCGGAAGCAGGTAGCCCAG gtgTTCAGAGGCGACAACGTCGTGTATTAGACACCAGTTCTACATATGTtagaggagaagaaaatctTCATGGATGGAGACCTCGAGGAGATAGTTTAATATTCGATCATCAATgggaattagaaaaattgacgAGATTAGAAGAAGTGGGGAAAGTAAGACACACATTACTATTACGAGAAAAACTTGGTATTGATAAAGTATCATTCtgcaataaaatatcacaTGATTTCACCAAAAGTGAAAag GACGTTTGTAACATGATGGCGAAGGCAACAAACGAAACGCATGCTAGTCCGGTAAAATTGAAGCGTTCAACAAGTAAAGACATTTATGAACCTTGGGAAATGtccgagagagaaaaagaattagcTTTGAAATGTATCAAACTTATTCAAGGTCGAATTCCAAACAAAGAACCTATTTTATTGTCAGATGTTTCACCTGGAGAAGATATGGCTGATATGTCGACATCTATGATGTCTTCGGTGATATCATCTTCGTCTCAAGAGTCAGTATACGAGAGAGCTAGTGATTACTTAGAGCAG GCCGCTGGTATAATAGTATGGAGCAAGTCTAAGTCGTGCATCCTTAGGTTAAGTTCACCAGAAAGAGCTAGACTGCAGGAATTGCAGGAAAGTATATTAGCCAGTGAATCTGCTAGCCAATCATGTACTATTGCGCCGGCTCCGTTGGGTTCATCTTCTCCATCAAAGGAGAATTTAGTTCTCTACGTTCCAGAAGTCGAAGAAATACGTATCAGTCCAGTTATTGCTAGGAAAGGATATTTGAATGTTCTCGAACACAAGACTAATGGTTGGAAGAAACGCTGGGtg GCTGTGCGACGACCATATGTTTTAATCtttcgagaagaaaaggaTCCAGTGGAGAGAGCTCTTATTAATTTAGCTACTGCTCAAGTTGAATATTCTGAAGATCAATTAGCTATGGTAAAAGTACCAAATACTTTcag tgTAGTCACAAAACATCGaggatatttattacaaacattAGGAGACAAAGAGGTTTATGACTGGCTATATGCTATTAATCCTCTTCTTGCTGGTCAAATCAG GTCAAAACTAGCGCGCAAAGGTCCGGCAGCtacaaatttgaataatgcTTCACCTGTTGGTCTAATTCCGCCAATAGATCAACAATCGAACCAAAATAA GTATATTCATTAA
- the LOC107999361 gene encoding kinesin-like protein unc-104 isoform X30, translated as MSSVKVAVRVRPFNNREISREAQCIIEMSGSTTSILNPKAPPGSKDSVKSFNYDYSYFSMDPNDANYSSQLMVYKDIGEEMLEHAFEGYNVCIFAYGQTGAGKSYTMMGKQEEGQEGIIPQICKDLFRKISRNSNECLKYSVEVSYMEIYCERVRDLLNPKNKGNLRVREHPLLGPYVEDLSKLAVMSYQDIHDLIDEGNKARTVAATNMNETSSRSHAVFTIFFTQQKQDSATGLVTEKVSKISLVDLAGSERADSTGAKGTRLKEGANINKSLTTLGKVISALAEIATKKKKKADFIPYRDSVLTWLLRENLGGNSKTAMIAAVSPADINYDETLSTLRYADRAKQIVCKAVVNEDANAKLIRELKEEIQKLRELLKQEGIDVQEGDEIVRVVKREDDVKETRPRIPSHTTSTIAEEAVDQLQASEKLIAELNETWEEKLKRTELIRLQREAVFAEMGVAVKEDGVTVGVFSPKKTPHLVNLNEDPMMSECLIYYIKDGFTRIGSAEANIPQDIQLCGPHILSEHCVFENHEGIITLMPKKGALIYVNGREVTEPVILKTGSRVILGKNHVFRFNHPDQVRERREKGSPVETPGNGETVDWNFAQIELLEKQGIDLKAEMEKRLLVLEEQFRKEKEEADQLFEEQRKSYEARIDALQRQVEEQSMTMSMYSSYTPEDFNNIEEDIFESNWTEREFQLAAWAFRKWKYHQFTSLRDDLWGNAIFLKEANAISVELKKKVQFQFTLLTDTLYSPLPPDLLPVVDDVLEEEERPFPRTIVAVEVQDTKNGATHYWTLDKLRQKLELMREMYHNEAELSPTSPDFNIESITGGDPFYDRFPWFRMVGRSFIYLSNLMYPVPLIHKVAIVNEKGDVKGYLRVTVQAVVEENNEYSSGVRQSARISFEDDLFGNNQKQNKRNILLTQTLEKNRQILLHEERVVEGHNEQKEIKDEDDIGDADSGRGDSSVSSDMKEEDLPDHLQLGSEFTFRVTVLQAMGISTEYADIFCQFNFLHRHDEAFSTEPVKNTGKGNSPGFYHVQNITVTVTKSFLEYLKTQPIVFEVFGHYQQHPLHKDAKLEYVRQPPKRMLPPSIPISQPVRSPKFGSVLPSPSTSHVHAKYDVLVWFEICELAPNGEYVPSVVDHSDDLPCRGLFLLHQGIQRRIRITIVHEPASELRWKDVRELVVGRIRNTPEPEEEDNDSSVLSLGLFPGEYLEVPGDDRCMFRFEAAWDSSLHNSALLNRVTAYGEQIFMTISAYLELENCGRPAIITKDLSMIIYGRDARVGPRSLKHLFSGSYRNQEANRLSGVYELVLRRSSEAGSPGVQRRQRRVLDTSSTYVRGEENLHGWRPRGDSLIFDHQWELEKLTRLEEVGKVRHTLLLREKLGIDKVSFCNKISHDFTKSEKDVCNMMAKATNETHASPVKLKRSTSKDIYEPWEMSEREKELALKCIKLIQGRIPNKEPILLSDVSPGEDMADMSTSMMSSVISSSSQELSSPERARLQELQESILASESASQSCTIAPAPLGSSSPSKENLVLYVPEVEEIRISPVIARKGYLNVLEHKTNGWKKRWVAVRRPYVLIFREEKDPVERALINLATAQVEYSEDQLAMVKVPNTFSVVTKHRGYLLQTLGDKEVYDWLYAINPLLAGQIRSKLARKGPAATNLNNASPVGLIPPIDQQSNQNK; from the exons ATGTCGTCGGTAAAGGTGGCGGTGAGGGTACGACCCTTCAATAATCGAGAAATCTCGCGCGAGGCACAATGCATCATCGAAATGTCCGGCAGCACTACtt CGATATTAAATCCCAAAGCACCACCGGGCAGCAAAGATTCGGTCAAGAGCTTCAATTACGATTATTCCTATTTTTCCATGGAT CCAAATGACGCAAATTATTCTTCACAACTTATGGTCTATAAGGATATCGGTGAAGAGATGTTGGAACATGCCTTCGAAG GTTATAATGTCTGTATATTCGCATATGGACAAACTGGCGCAGGTAAATCGTATACTATGATGGGCAAACAAGAAGAGGGTCAAGAGGGAATAATACCTCAAATTTGCAAGgatctttttagaaaaatcagTCGTAATTCAAACGAGTGCCTGAAATATTCTGTAGAAGTCAGTTACATGGAAATATACTGCGAAAGAGTACGGGATCTCTTGAATCCTAAGAACAAGGGAAATCTTCGGGTAAGAGAACACCCTCTACTTGGACCGTATGTTGAGGATTTATCGAAATTGGCGGTGATGTCCTATCAAGATATTCATGATCTTATCGATGAAGGCAATAAAGCAAG aaCGGTAGCAGCtacaaatatgaatgaaacatCTAGCAGATCTCACGCTGTATTTACGATATTCTTTACACAACAAAAACAAGATTCTGCGACTGGATTAGTGACAGAAAAAGTTAGCAAAATTTCACTCGTCGATTTAGCAGGTTCTGAAAGGGCTGATTCTACTGGTGCAAAAGGTACAAGATTAAAAGAAGGtgctaatattaataaaagcttAACAACCCTTGGAAAAGTCATCAGTGCTCTAGCTGAAATT GcgactaaaaagaaaaagaaggctGATTTTATCCCTTATAGAGATTCTGTTCTAACATGGCTATTGAGAGAAAATCTAGGAGGTAATTCTAAAACAGCGATGATTGCGGCAGTGAGTCCAGCAGATATCAATTACGATGAAACTCTTTCTACTTTAcg ATACGCAGACAGAGCGAAACAAATAGTTTGCAAGGCTGTCGTTAATGAAGATGCAAACGCGAAACTTATCAGGGAACTTAAAGAAGAGATTCAGAAGCTACGAGAATTGCTGAAACAAGAGGGTATTGATGTACAAGAAG GAGACGAAATTGTCCGAGTAGTCAAACGTGAGGACGATGTGAAGGAAACTCGACCTAGAATCCCGTCACACACTACATCGACTATCGCTGAAGAAGCAGTAGATCAATTGCAAGCTTCGGAAAAACTTATAGctg aattgaatgaaacatgggaagagaaattgaaacgaaCCGAGCTAATTCGTTTGCAACGTGAGGCAGTGTTCGCTGAAATGGGAGTTGCTGTGAAAGAGGACGGTGTTACTGTTGGTGTGTTCTCTCCAAAAAAGACTCCTCACTTGGTGAATCTGAACGAGGATCCTATGATGTctgaatgtttaatttattacatcaagGATGGCTTCACGCGTATCGGTAGTGCCGAAGCTAACATACCACAAGATATTCAGCTATGTGGACCTCATATATTAAGTGAACACTGTGTTTTTGAGAATCACGAGGGTATTATTACTCTAATGCCCAAAAAAGGAgctttaatttatgtaaatggaCGCGAAGTCACTGAGCCAGTTATTTTGAAAACCGGATCTCGTGTCATTTTAGGAAAGAATCATGTATTCAGATTCAATCATCCTGATCAag ttcgcgaacgaagagaaaaaggatcTCCCGTTGAAACTCCTGGAAATGGAGAGACAGTTGACTGGAACTTTGCACAGATCGAATTGTTAGAAAAGCAAGGAATCGATTTAAAGGCTGAAATGGAGAAAAGACTATTAGTTCTGGAAGAACAATTCCgtaaagagaaggaagaagcaGATCAATTGTTCGAAGAACAAAGAAAa agTTATGAAGCTCGAATAGATGCACTACAAAGACAAGTGGAGGAACAAAGCATGACAATGTCCATGTACAGCAGTTATACACCTGAAGATTTCAATAACATTGAAGAAGATATTTTcg AGAGCAACTGGACCGAGAGAGAATTCCAGCTGGCCGCTTGGGCCTTTCGCAAATGGAAATATCATCAATTCACAAGTCTTCGAGACGATCTCTGGGGCAACGCTATATTCCTCAAAGAAGCTAACGCTATTTCTGTCGAACTCAAAAAGAAG GTACAATTCCAGTTTACTTTACTCACGGATACGCTTTATTCACCACTTCCACCGGATCTTTTGCCCGTTGTGGATGATGTtttggaagaagaggaaagaccGTTCCCACGTACTATAGTCGCTGTAGAGGTTCAAGATACAAAGAATGGCGCAACACATTATTGGACACTCGATAAACTTAG acAAAAACTGGAATTGATGCGTGAAATGTACCACAATGAAGCAGAATTATCTCCAACATCTCCAGATTTCAATATTGAATCCATAACCGGAGGTGATCCATTCTACGATCGTTTTCCTTGGTTCCGAATGGTTGGCAG GTCCTTTATATATCTAAGCAATCTTATGTATCCTGTACCACTAATTCACAAAGTTGCAATAGTAAACGAAAAAGGAGATGTAAAAGGCTACTTGCGTGTGACTGTGCAAGCTGTCGTTG AGGAAAACAATGAATATTCAAGTGGCGTCAGACAATCAGCTAGAATTTCCTTCGAAGATGATCTATTTGGCAATAATCAAAAGCAGAATAAACGCAACATTCTATTGACTCAGACTCTTGAGAAGAATCGACAGATCTTGTTGCATGAAGAACGTGTTGTAGAAGGTCATAACGAgcaaaaggaaattaaagatGAGGATGATATTGGTGATGCAGACAGCGGTAGAGGCGACAGTTCAGTTTCTAGTGATATGAAGGAAGAAGATTTGCCAGACCACTTACAACTCGGTTCCGAATTCACATTCAGAGTTACTGTGTTGCAAGCAATGGGTATTTCTACCGAATATGCTGATATTTTTTGCCAATTTAA TTTCTTGCATCGACATGATGAAGCATTTTCAACGGAACCGGTTAAAAATACAGGAAAGGGTAATTCTCCTGGATTTTATCATGTACAAAAt atTACGGTAACAGTAACAAAGTCATTTTTGGAATATCTAAAAACTCAGCCGATTGTCTTCGAAGTTTTTGGACATTATCAACAACATCCTTTGCATAAAGATGCCAAACTTGAAta TGTGAGACAACCACCAAAGAGAATGCTTCCACCATCCATACCAATCAGTCAACCTGTACGTTCACCGAAATTTGGTAGCGTTTTACCATCTCCCAGTACATCACACGTACATGCAAAATACGATGTATTAGTTTGGTTCGAAATTTGTGAATTAGCGCCAAATGGTGAATATGTACCCTCCGTGGTCGATCATAGTGATGATCTACCATGCCGTGGATTATTTTTGCTGCATCAGGGAATTCAACGTCGTATTCGAATTACTATTGTTCACGAACCAGCATCTGAATTGCGATGGAAAGATGTTAGAGAATTGGTTGTAGGTCGTATTAGAAACACTCCAGaaccagaagaagaagacaatGATTCATCCGTGCTCTCATTAGGTCTATTTCCTGGTGAATATTTAGAAGTACCCGGTGATGATAGATGCATGTTCAGATTTGAAGCAGCATGGGATAGTTCTCTTCATAATTCAGCTTTGCTGAATAGAGTCACAGCATATGGAGAACAAATCTTTATGACCATTTCTGCATATCTCGaa ttGGAAAATTGTGGAAGGCCGGCGATCATCACAAAAGACTTAAGCATGATTATTTATGGCAGAGACGCTAGAGTAGGACCACGTTCTCTGAAGCATCTGTTCAGCGGAAGTTATCGCAATCAGGAAGCGAATAGGCTCAGTGGTGTTTACGAGTTGGTCCTACGTCGTTCTTCGGAAGCAGGTAGCCCAG gtgTTCAGAGGCGACAACGTCGTGTATTAGACACCAGTTCTACATATGTtagaggagaagaaaatctTCATGGATGGAGACCTCGAGGAGATAGTTTAATATTCGATCATCAATgggaattagaaaaattgacgAGATTAGAAGAAGTGGGGAAAGTAAGACACACATTACTATTACGAGAAAAACTTGGTATTGATAAAGTATCATTCtgcaataaaatatcacaTGATTTCACCAAAAGTGAAAag GACGTTTGTAACATGATGGCGAAGGCAACAAACGAAACGCATGCTAGTCCGGTAAAATTGAAGCGTTCAACAAGTAAAGACATTTATGAACCTTGGGAAATGtccgagagagaaaaagaattagcTTTGAAATGTATCAAACTTATTCAAGGTCGAATTCCAAACAAAGAACCTATTTTATTGTCAGATGTTTCACCTGGAGAAGATATGGCTGATATGTCGACATCTATGATGTCTTCGGTGATATCATCTTCGTCTCAAGA GTTAAGTTCACCAGAAAGAGCTAGACTGCAGGAATTGCAGGAAAGTATATTAGCCAGTGAATCTGCTAGCCAATCATGTACTATTGCGCCGGCTCCGTTGGGTTCATCTTCTCCATCAAAGGAGAATTTAGTTCTCTACGTTCCAGAAGTCGAAGAAATACGTATCAGTCCAGTTATTGCTAGGAAAGGATATTTGAATGTTCTCGAACACAAGACTAATGGTTGGAAGAAACGCTGGGtg GCTGTGCGACGACCATATGTTTTAATCtttcgagaagaaaaggaTCCAGTGGAGAGAGCTCTTATTAATTTAGCTACTGCTCAAGTTGAATATTCTGAAGATCAATTAGCTATGGTAAAAGTACCAAATACTTTcag tgTAGTCACAAAACATCGaggatatttattacaaacattAGGAGACAAAGAGGTTTATGACTGGCTATATGCTATTAATCCTCTTCTTGCTGGTCAAATCAG GTCAAAACTAGCGCGCAAAGGTCCGGCAGCtacaaatttgaataatgcTTCACCTGTTGGTCTAATTCCGCCAATAGATCAACAATCGAACCAAAATAAGTGA